TCGACCTCGTCGAGGAGGTGCGCGCGGTCGAGGGCCCCGCGCAGTTGTTCGTCGGATGCATCCGGGGCGACGAGCCGCAGATTGTCGGCGATCGTGGTCGACAGGATGCCGGGGTGTTGCGCCACGATGCTGACGAGGTTCCGCAGCGCCGCGGGCGTGGTGGGTTCACCATCGGCAAGAATCTCGCCCGTGGTGTTCGCGCCAGGCGTGGTTTCGGTGAGGCCGGCAATTGCACGCAGCAGCGTGGTCTTCCCCGCGCCGCTCGGGCCGACAAGCGCGACTCGTGAGCCAGAGGGGATGCGCAGGCTCACGCGATCGAGAATGGTCCCGCCGCGGATCGACACCGAGAGGTCTCGCAGCTCGAGTGCGGGTGGCGATGCTGGCCTGTCGCGTCCGAACGATGGTTGTGTTTCCGGCGCATCCTGCTCCGCCCCGATGAGTTCCTCGAGCTGATCGCGACGCGCGCGGCCCGCGAGACCGACGTAGAAGGTTCGCCCGAGCCGGTCGATCGGCTCGTTGAGGAGCACAGTTAAAAGGACTCCCGCGAACGCTGCACCTGCCGAGAGCTGTCCGCCCGCGAGTGCGGTGAGGACGAGCACGATCGCGGCACCGGTCATGAGCAGCCCGAAGACGCCGTCGTTCACGATGATCATGAGCTGATTTCGGCCGAGCAGCGTCCCAAGCTCGCGCATCGCGGCGCGGGCCGACTCGGCGAAGCGATCTCGCGCCGCGGGAGCCGCGCCAAGCACCTTCGTCGTGCCGAGCCCCTCCAGCATCTCGAGGTACTGGTTGGCCGCCGCAGTCTCCTTGCGGCGATACTCGTGGTTCGGCTTGCGCAGCCACTTGCCCACGAGCACGATCACGACGGGCACGAGCGCGACGAATCCCGCGAGCAGCAGGGCGCTTCGCACATCGATGAAAATCGCCCAGACGATGAGCACCACGAGCGGCGAGGTAAAGGATGCGAGGGTCGGGCCGAGGAATCCGGCCCGGTAGTTCGCGGTCTTCTCGACGCCGGTCGTGGCCGCGTCGACGAGCGCGCCCTCGCCGGTAGGGCCGCCTGGCCTGCCGGTGGGGTGCCCGACGCGAGTGCCTGCTGGCTTGCCGCCGGACCGCAGGCCAAGAATCGCGCGGCGCAGAACTCGCTGTCGCCAGTGACGCTCCTCGGCGCCCTGCACTCGTCCGGGAACGGCCTCGGCGAATCCGCCGCACACCGCGCCGAGCACGACCGCAAGCGCCGTGATGAGCGAAGGAGTGCCCCAGCCTGCGGTGCCCGGTAGCCCCGCCGAGCCTGCCCCGGCGGTAGCGCCGATGAGCGCATCCACCGTCGCTCCGATGCCAACGGCCGCCAGCGAAAGAAACGCCGTGCGGGCCCAGCTCAATGCGATTCCGAGCCAGGCGCCGCGCGGCGAATCTACGAGAGCCTCACCAATCCACATCCCACCAACTCTAGTCTCGGGAGTCGATCAGACGGCGTGAGCGCGAAGCTAGCCCACGAGCTGCGGCTCGCGCGTCTCGACGGCCGGTGCCTCTACTTGGCGTCGCGCAAACTGCTTGAGCAGAACCACGGCGATCGCGGCGACGAGGGTGCCGGCGACGAGCGCGATCAGGAATCCCCAGATCGGGTCGATCGCGAAGAAGACGAAAATGCCACCGTGCGGGGCTCGAAGCGTCGTCTCGAACGCCATCGACAGGCCGCCCGCGACCGCGCCGCCAGCCATCATCGACGGAATCACGCGCAGCGGGTCCGCAGCGGCGAACGGAATCGCGCCCTCGGAGATGAAGGCCGCGCCGAGCAGCCACGCCGCCTGGCCGTTCTTTCGCTCCTCGGGCGTGAAGAGCTTCGGGCGCACCGCGCTCGCGAGCGCAAGGGCGAGCGGCGGCACCATGCCACCGACCATGACGGCGCTCATCACCATCATCGCCGCATCCGTGCCCGCCGAGAGGCCCGCCGTGGCAAAGAGGTAGGCCGCCTTGTTCACCGGGCCGCCGAGGTCGAAGCACATCATCAGGCCGAGAATCGCGCCGAGCAGGATGCTCGAGCCGCCGCTCAGGCCGTTGAGCCACCCGGTGAGCGCCTCCATGAGCATCGCGAGCGGGCGGCCGAGCAGCAGGTACATGAGCAGGGCCGTCGCGGCGGTCGTGAGCAGCGGAATGATCACGACCGGCATGAGCCCGGCGAGCCAGCGCGGCGTCTTCCAGCTGCCGATCCACATCGCGACGAATCCGGCGAACAGACCCGTCACGAGGCCGCCGATGAAGCCCGCGCCGACCGCGAGCGCGATGGCACCGCCCACGAAACCGGGCGCGATACCGGGGCGTCCCGCGAGCGCGTACGCGATATAGGCGGACAGCGCCGGGACGAGGAACCCGAGCGCCATGCCGCCGACCGTCGCGAAGAGCGCGGCGAGGTACGTCATGAGGCCGCCCTCGGGCAGGTTGGCGAGGGAGTTGTTGGTGACGATATCGGCCGCGCTGTTCGTGATGTCGTAGCCGCCGAGGAGGAACGCGAGGGCCACGAGCAGACCGCCCGCCGCGACGAACGGAATCATGTACGAGACACCGGTCATGAGCGCCTTCTGGATGCGCTTGCCCCACCCGACCTTGCCCTCGCTGCTGGTGCCTTCCGCATCCCCGGAGCCGCCGGAACTCGCCTTGATGCGGTGCCCGCTCGGGGAATTCAGCGCCGCGAGCGCCTCGTCGATGAGTTGATCGGGCTGCGAGACGCCGCGCTTCACCGGGGCCTCCACGCCGGGCTTGCCGACGAGCCGCTCGCGGCCGCGGATGTCGATGTCCGCGGCGATGATGACCGCGTCGGCTGCCTTCACGTCGGCGTCGGCAAGCGGCTCGTAGCCCGCCGAACCCTGCGGCTCGACGCGCAGCTCGACGTCATCGCGCCGCTCCGCCGCCTGCGCGAGGCCGTCGGCGGCCATGAAGGTGTGCGCGATTCCCGTGGGGCACGCGGTGAACGCAACGATGCGCACTTTCTTTGCGCCCGCATCCTGTGCACCATCCGGCTCGACGGCCGCCGCGTGCTTCCCGTCATTCTGCTCGTTGTCGGCGACGACGCCGTCGATGATCGCGACGACCTCCTCCGCCGTTGTCGCTTCGCGAAGGGATGCGAGGAATTCCTCGTGCATGAGGCTGCCCGCGAGCCGCGCGAGGATCTGCAGGTGCTCGTCGTTCCCACCCTCGGGCGCGGCGATCATGAAGATGAGGTCGGCGGGGCCGTCAGGCGCACCGAAGTCGATGGGCTCCGCGAGCCGGGCGAACCCGAGCGTCGCCGTGTTGACCGCCTCCGAGCGGCAGTGCGGGATCGCGATGCGATTACCCATGCCGGTGACGCCCTGCTCTTCGCGGGCCCACGCGTCGCGCGCGAGTCCCTCGGACTCGGCGCGGCCCGTCGCCGCGACAATCCCCGCCATGGCGGTGATGACCTCGCGCTTCGCTGCGCCGAGGTTCGCGTCGAGGGCGACCAGTTCGGGGGTGATGAGGGCTGGTTGTTGATCTGACATCGAGGTTTCCTTTCGCGAGCGTCAGACGTGGTGTCGGTGTTGTCGCCTGTCAAACAGGCGGAGGGTCAGTGTTGCCTGAGGCGGCTACGCGTCGCGGGTGTGCAGCGCGCGCGAGTGCGTGTGCTCGAGGTCGAGCTGCACGGAGGTCGGCACCTCAGTGCCGGGCAGGGATGCGGCGGCCGCGCCGGATGCGACCGCGAGCTCGAGGCGCCTGGCCGGGTCTGCATCCGCGATCACGCCGCTGAGGTAGCCCGCGAGGCTCGAGTCCCCCGCACCGACCGTGCTGCGCACCGTGATCGGCGGGGGCGTCGCGACCCACGCTGTGTCCTCGGTAAAGAGGAGCGCACCGGCCGCACCGAGCGTGACGAGCACGGCTTCGCAACCGCGGCGATGAAGCGTCCGGGCCGCGGCGAGCACTGGCTCGAAGTCTCCGGCAGCGGCAGCGGCCTCGAGCTGCAGACCGGTGCCGGTCGCGTTGCCCGTGAGCGTCGCGAGCTCCGCACCGTTCGGCTTCATGAGGTTCGGCAGCACGTCCGACTCGGCGAACGCGCGAATCGGCGCATCCGAGGTATCGACCGCGACGCGTACGCCTCGCAGCCGGAGCTTCGCGGTCATCCGCAGGTACCAGTCGGGCGCGACGCCCTGCGGGAGTGACCCCGCGAGCACGACCCACGTGTGTTCCGCGGCGGCGAGCGAGGTCGCCGCCGACTCGTTCATGATCGCGCGCTCGAGTTCCTGGAGATCCTCGGCCGCAAGCTCGCCGCCCGGCTCGTTGAGCTTCGTCGTCGTGCCGTCCGCCTCGACGAGCGTGAGATTGGTGCGCACCTCGGGTCCCGACGTGCGCACGAGGTCGAGCCCCTCGGCCTCAATGCGCCGCACCAGGTCGCTGCCTTCGGGGGCGGGCACGAGCACGCGCGTCGCTATGCCTGCCCGGCCCAGCACCCGGGCGACGTTGATGCCCTTGCCGCCGGCCACATCCACCGGTCGCGAGAGCCGGTGGACGCCGCCGCGTTCGAGCGGGCGATCGAGCTTGACGGTCCGGTCGATGCTTGGGTTCGGGGTAGCCGTGATGATCATGACCGCAACACCTCCGTGCCCGCGTCGTGCAGCGCACGCGCGAGCCGTTCATCCGGGGCGGCATCGGTGATGATGCCGTCAACTTCGGCGAGCCCCGCAAACCGGTGCGTGAACTCCGCGCCGAACTTCGCTGCGTCGACGAGCACGTATCGCTGCCGCGCGCTCGCAATGAAGGCGCGCTTGATCGCCGCCTCGTCCGGGCCGGGAGTCGAAAACCCGTACCCAGCCGAGCATCCGTTCGTGCCGAGAAACGCGACATCGACGCGAATCTGGTCGAGCTGGGCCGACGCATCGAGCGGCACGACCGACTGCGTGATCGCGCGCACCGTGCCGCCGATGAGGTAGACCGAGAGGTCTGCCCGATCCGAGAACGCCGAGACCGCGGCAACCGAGTTGGTGACGATGCTGAACCGGGCCGTCGGCGCCCGCTGCGCGATGATTCGCGCAAGCTCGAGGGTCGTCGACCCGCTGTCGAGCAGGATCGCGCCGCCCTGCTCGGGAAGTAGTTCGTAGGCTCGCTCCGCGATCGCGCGTTTCGCATCCTGGCCCTGCTGGATGCGCTCCTCGAGGCTGACCTCGAAGGTTCGCGGCCCGAGGGCGCTCACCGCTCCCCCGTGCACCCGCACGAGCTCGCCCTCCTGCTCGAGGGCGACGAGATCGCGCCGCACCGTCTCGTCCGCAACATCCAGCTGCGTCGCGAGAGTCGCGACCCGCACACGGCCGGCTGTCGTGAGTTCTTCGAGGATGTGCCGCCGTCGGGTCTCGGCGCTCATTGGTTGTCCTTAGTCATCAAGACTCCTTTGTCCTACATCCATTGTGAAGTGGGATTTGTGGGATTTCAAGAGTTATTTCCCACAATCGCACAATTTCCCAACGGTGCGGCCGAGGAAACTGCGCGCAGAGTCAACGCATCCCGGTTCGGCCAAGTCTCGGTGGGGAATAATGAGACCCATGCTTGAACAAACAGAGATCGAGTCGATCGCCGAGGAGCTTGCGGAAGCCGAACGCACGCACACGCTCATTCCGCGCATCACCGCCCGCTACCCGAACGCACAGATTGAAGATTCCTACGCAATTCAGGGAATGTGGCGCGACCGCGAGATCGCCGCTGGCCGTCGCCTCGTCGGCCGCAAGATCGGCCTGACGTCGAAGGCCATGCAGCAGGCGACCGGCATCTCCGAGCCCGACTACGGCGTCATGTTCGACGACACCGTGTACGAGAACGGCTCGGTCATCCCCCACGACAAGTTCACGAACGTGCGCATCGAGGTCGAGCTCGCGTTCGTGCTCAAGGAGCCGCTCGAGGGCCCGAACTGCACCCTCTTCGACGTGCTGCGCGCGACCGAATACGTCACGCCCGCGCTCGAGATCCTGAACTCCCACATCGAGCTCGAAGGCCGCACGATCGTCGACACGATCTCGGACAACGCGGCCTACGGCGGCATGGTCCTCGGCGGCATCCCGATGCGCCCCGACGAGATCGATCTGCGCTGGGTCTCGGCACTCCTTTACAAGAACGAGACGATCGAGGAATCGGGCGTCGCCGCGGCCGTGCTCAACCACCCGGGTACCGGCGTCGCCTGGCTCGCCAACAAGTTCCACCACCACGGCGCGCGCCTCGAGGCCGGCGAGATCATTCTTGCGGGCTCCTTCACCCGCCCGATGTGGGTTGAAAAGGGCGACACCGTGCTGTGTGACTACGGAAAGATGGGAACCATTTCGTGCCGCTTCATCTAGAACCTCCCCAGACCTTCGCGCAGCACCTCGCGGGCGCCGATCGCGGCCTCGTCGGCATGTGGCTGTGCACCGGCTCGACCGTCAACGCCGAGATCGGCGCGGGCTCGGGCCTCGACTGGCTGCTGATTGACGGCGAGCACGCGCCGCTGTCGCTCGAGTCGATCCAGCAACAGCTGCAGGTCATCGCGGCCTACCCGATCACCCCGGTCGTGCGCGCACCGTTCAACGACACCGTGCTCATCAAGCAGTACCTCGACCTCGGCGTGCAGAACCTGCTCATCCCGATGGTGAACGACGCTTCGCAGGCCGAGGCTGCCGTCGCCGCGGCGCACTACCCGCCCCGCGGCGTGCGCGGCGTGGGCTCGGCGTTAGCTCGTGGCGCCCGCTGGAACCGCGTCGAGAACTACCTGCAGCGCGCATCCGACTTCGTGTCGGTGACAGTGCAGATCGAAACGGCCGAGGCTGTTGC
This DNA window, taken from Gulosibacter molinativorax, encodes the following:
- a CDS encoding ABC transporter ATP-binding protein/permease, whose amino-acid sequence is MWIGEALVDSPRGAWLGIALSWARTAFLSLAAVGIGATVDALIGATAGAGSAGLPGTAGWGTPSLITALAVVLGAVCGGFAEAVPGRVQGAEERHWRQRVLRRAILGLRSGGKPAGTRVGHPTGRPGGPTGEGALVDAATTGVEKTANYRAGFLGPTLASFTSPLVVLIVWAIFIDVRSALLLAGFVALVPVVIVLVGKWLRKPNHEYRRKETAAANQYLEMLEGLGTTKVLGAAPAARDRFAESARAAMRELGTLLGRNQLMIIVNDGVFGLLMTGAAIVLVLTALAGGQLSAGAAFAGVLLTVLLNEPIDRLGRTFYVGLAGRARRDQLEELIGAEQDAPETQPSFGRDRPASPPALELRDLSVSIRGGTILDRVSLRIPSGSRVALVGPSGAGKTTLLRAIAGLTETTPGANTTGEILADGEPTTPAALRNLVSIVAQHPGILSTTIADNLRLVAPDASDEQLRGALDRAHLLDEVDAMPNQLDEPVGDRGAFLSGGQRRRLAIARAFLRERPIVLLDEPTADLDRRTEALVRESLEEVTEGRTVVQIAHRLDTTADADLIVVVSAGRIAATGTPEELRASRGYYAEAFRNDAFRASNTGEDRR
- a CDS encoding PTS fructose transporter subunit IIABC, translated to MSDQQPALITPELVALDANLGAAKREVITAMAGIVAATGRAESEGLARDAWAREEQGVTGMGNRIAIPHCRSEAVNTATLGFARLAEPIDFGAPDGPADLIFMIAAPEGGNDEHLQILARLAGSLMHEEFLASLREATTAEEVVAIIDGVVADNEQNDGKHAAAVEPDGAQDAGAKKVRIVAFTACPTGIAHTFMAADGLAQAAERRDDVELRVEPQGSAGYEPLADADVKAADAVIIAADIDIRGRERLVGKPGVEAPVKRGVSQPDQLIDEALAALNSPSGHRIKASSGGSGDAEGTSSEGKVGWGKRIQKALMTGVSYMIPFVAAGGLLVALAFLLGGYDITNSAADIVTNNSLANLPEGGLMTYLAALFATVGGMALGFLVPALSAYIAYALAGRPGIAPGFVGGAIALAVGAGFIGGLVTGLFAGFVAMWIGSWKTPRWLAGLMPVVIIPLLTTAATALLMYLLLGRPLAMLMEALTGWLNGLSGGSSILLGAILGLMMCFDLGGPVNKAAYLFATAGLSAGTDAAMMVMSAVMVGGMVPPLALALASAVRPKLFTPEERKNGQAAWLLGAAFISEGAIPFAAADPLRVIPSMMAGGAVAGGLSMAFETTLRAPHGGIFVFFAIDPIWGFLIALVAGTLVAAIAVVLLKQFARRQVEAPAVETREPQLVG
- a CDS encoding 1-phosphofructokinase family hexose kinase, with the translated sequence MIITATPNPSIDRTVKLDRPLERGGVHRLSRPVDVAGGKGINVARVLGRAGIATRVLVPAPEGSDLVRRIEAEGLDLVRTSGPEVRTNLTLVEADGTTTKLNEPGGELAAEDLQELERAIMNESAATSLAAAEHTWVVLAGSLPQGVAPDWYLRMTAKLRLRGVRVAVDTSDAPIRAFAESDVLPNLMKPNGAELATLTGNATGTGLQLEAAAAAGDFEPVLAAARTLHRRGCEAVLVTLGAAGALLFTEDTAWVATPPPITVRSTVGAGDSSLAGYLSGVIADADPARRLELAVASGAAAASLPGTEVPTSVQLDLEHTHSRALHTRDA
- a CDS encoding DeoR/GlpR family DNA-binding transcription regulator, which encodes MSAETRRRHILEELTTAGRVRVATLATQLDVADETVRRDLVALEQEGELVRVHGGAVSALGPRTFEVSLEERIQQGQDAKRAIAERAYELLPEQGGAILLDSGSTTLELARIIAQRAPTARFSIVTNSVAAVSAFSDRADLSVYLIGGTVRAITQSVVPLDASAQLDQIRVDVAFLGTNGCSAGYGFSTPGPDEAAIKRAFIASARQRYVLVDAAKFGAEFTHRFAGLAEVDGIITDAAPDERLARALHDAGTEVLRS
- the hpaH gene encoding 2-oxo-hept-4-ene-1,7-dioate hydratase, which translates into the protein MLEQTEIESIAEELAEAERTHTLIPRITARYPNAQIEDSYAIQGMWRDREIAAGRRLVGRKIGLTSKAMQQATGISEPDYGVMFDDTVYENGSVIPHDKFTNVRIEVELAFVLKEPLEGPNCTLFDVLRATEYVTPALEILNSHIELEGRTIVDTISDNAAYGGMVLGGIPMRPDEIDLRWVSALLYKNETIEESGVAAAVLNHPGTGVAWLANKFHHHGARLEAGEIILAGSFTRPMWVEKGDTVLCDYGKMGTISCRFI
- a CDS encoding HpcH/HpaI aldolase family protein; amino-acid sequence: MPLHLEPPQTFAQHLAGADRGLVGMWLCTGSTVNAEIGAGSGLDWLLIDGEHAPLSLESIQQQLQVIAAYPITPVVRAPFNDTVLIKQYLDLGVQNLLIPMVNDASQAEAAVAAAHYPPRGVRGVGSALARGARWNRVENYLQRASDFVSVTVQIETAEAVANVAEIAAVDGVDGLFVGPSDLAASMGLIGQQGHPDVVAGVKRALEAGRAAGKPVGVNAFDPTLAAQYLDDGIDFILVGADVAMLARGSEALASKFIDERVGAASDSERASY